A genomic region of Cannabis sativa cultivar Pink pepper isolate KNU-18-1 chromosome 1, ASM2916894v1, whole genome shotgun sequence contains the following coding sequences:
- the LOC115708220 gene encoding bidirectional sugar transporter SWEET14-like, with product MDMATLTVVFGVLGNIVSFVAFLAPIPTFYKIYKNKSAEGFQSLPYLIALLSSMLWMYYALIHEGVVLLITINSFGCVIETIYISLFIFYAPKKFKIQTVKILLLLNVFGYGLMILLTTLLTKGERRRLVVGLICLAFNIGVFAAPFSTMRQVIKTRSVEFMPFLLSFFITLGAIMWFFYGFLAKDFYIALPNILGFFLGIGQMILYFMYKNATSVIVVHEDQPELELV from the exons ATGGATATGGCTACACTCACAGTTGTCTTCGGTGTCTTAGGTAACATCGTATCTTTCGTGGCATTCCTTGCTCCAAT ACCAACATTTTAcaagatttataaaaataaatcagCAGAAGGGTTTCAATCACTGCCATATCTCATAGCATTGCTAAGTTCAATGTTATGGATGTACTATGCATTGATTCATGAAGGTGTTGTGCTGCTCATTACTATTAACTCATTTGGCTGTGTCATTGAGACCATCTACATTAGTTTGTTTATCTTTTACGCTCCCAAAAAATTTAAG ATTCAAACTGTGAAGATTCTTCTGTTACTGAATGTTTTCGGTTATGGGCTAATGATTTTATTGACTACTCTCCTTACTAAAGGAGAGAGACGACGCCTAGTAGTTGGATTGATTTGTCTCGCGTTTAATATTGGTGTATTTGCTGCACCTTTTTCTACCATG AGACAAGTTATCAAAACTAGGAGCGTAGAGTTCATGCCATTTTTGTTATCATTTTTCATCACACTAGGGGCAATCATGTggttcttttatggttttttagCCAAAGACTTTTATATAGCT CTTCCAAATATATTGGGATTTTTTCTTGGCATTGGTCAAATGATACTTTACTTCATGTACAAGAATGCCACAAGTGTAATAGTGGTTCACGAGGATCAACCAGAACTAGAGCTAGTATAA